Proteins encoded in a region of the Canis lupus familiaris isolate Mischka breed German Shepherd chromosome 1, alternate assembly UU_Cfam_GSD_1.0, whole genome shotgun sequence genome:
- the LOC102151792 gene encoding galactoside alpha-(1,2)-fucosyltransferase 2-like isoform X1 — protein sequence MPVKPAALPQDLVPPSPPRPCFITILLASYPGSEASAMPSLGPCGDPQRDGLLSSQAPSRLRMNPVPPRGNGPQPATPPRTVWDVRDVAPGGPETRQPRARWPRRLKTALMGFRATCPSFSTIYFLFIIFVVSTIFHCHQRLALVPTPWAYSGRVVLLPRYLPRGGVFTINSKGRLGNQMGEYATLYALAKMNGRPAFIPAEMHSTLAPIFRITLPVLHGTTASSIPWQNYHLNDWMEEEYRHIPGEYVRLTGYPCSWTFYHHLRDEILREFTLHDHVREEAQKFLRGLQVNGRQPGTFVGVHVRRGDYVQVMPNVWKGVLADRGYLRQALDWFRARYHAPLFVITSDDMSWCRQNINGSLRDVVFAGNGLQGSPTRDFALLTQCNHSIITVGTFGIWAAYLAGGATVYLANFTLPDSPLQWIFKPQAAFLPEWVGIAADLGQARENGL from the exons ATGCCTGTAAAGCCAGCAGCTCTGCCACAGGACCTAGTCCCACCCTCTCCACCCAGACCCTGCTTCATCACAATACTGTTGGCTTCTTACCCAGGTTCAGAGGCCAGTGCCATGCCCAGCCTGGGGCCATGTGGTGATCCTCAGAGGGACGGCCTCCTCAGCTCCCAGGCCCCATCCAGGCTCAGGATGAATCCCGTCCCACCCCGAGGCAAT ggaccccagCCAGCCACGCCACCCAGGACTGTGTGGGACGTGAGGGATGTCGCCCCAGGGGGGCCCGAAACCAGGCAGCCCAGAGCACGCTGGCCCAGGAGGCTAAAGACAG ccctgatGGGATTCCGGGCCACTTGCCCTTCCTTCTCTACCATCTACTTCCTCTTCATCATCTTCGTGGTGTCCACCATCTTCCACTGCCACCAGCGCCTGGCTCTGGTGCCCACCCCCTGGGCCTACTCAGGCCGCGTGGTCCTGCTCCCCAGATACCTGCCCCGGGGGGGCGTGTTCACCATCAACTCCAAGGGCCGCCTGGGGAACCAGATGGGTGAGTACGCCACCCTTTACGCCCTGGCCAAGATGAACGGGCGGCCGGCCTTCATCCCGGCCGAGATGCACAGCACGCTGGCCCCCATCTTCAGAATCACCCTCCCCGTCCTGCACGGCACCACGGCCAGCAGCATCCCGTGGCAGAACTACCACCTGAACGACTGGATGGAGGAGGAGTACCGCCACATCCCGGGGGAGTACGTGCGCCTCACTGGCTACCCCTGCTCCTGGACCTTCTACCACCACCTCCGCGATGAGATCTTGCGGGAGTTCACCCTGCACGACCACGTGCGGGAGGAGGCTCAGAAGTTTCTGCGGGGCCTGCAGGTGAACGGAAGACAGCCGGGCACCTTCGTGGGGGTCCACGTGCGCCGGGGGGACTACGTGCAGGTCATGCCAAACGTGTGGAAGGGCGTGCTGGCTGATCGGGGCTACCTGCGCCAGGCCCTGGACTGGTTCCGGGCCCGCTACCATGCTCCCCTCTTCGTGATCACCAGTGACGACATGTCCTGGTGTCGGCAGAACATTAACGGCTCCCTCCGTGACGTGGTGTTCGCGGGCAATGGCCTTCAGGGCTCCCCCACCAGGGACTTTGCGCTGCTCACGCAGTGTAACCACAGCATCATCACGGTGGGCACCTTCGGGATCTGGGCAGCCTACCTCGCGGGTGGGGCCACTGTCTACCTGGCCAATTTCACCCTGCCCGACTCCCCCCTCCAGTGGATCTTTAAGCCGCAGGCAGCCTTCCTGCCCGAGTGGGTGGGCATCGCTGCCGACCTTGGGCAGGCCAGAGAGAATGGCCTCTAG
- the LOC102151792 gene encoding galactoside alpha-(1,2)-fucosyltransferase 2-like isoform X3: MPVKPAALPQDLVPPSPPRPCFITILLASYPGSEASAMPSLGPCGDPQRDGLLSSQAPSRLRMNPVPPRGNGPQPATPPRTVWDVRDVAPGGPETRQPRARWPRRLKTALMGFRATCPSFSTIYFLFIIFVVSTIFHCHQRLALVPTPWAYSGRVVLLPRYLPRGGVFTINSKGRLGNQMGEYATLYALAKMNGRPAFIPAEMHSTLAPIFRITLPVLHGTTASSIPWQNYHLNDWMEEEYRHIPGEYVRLTGYPCSWTFYHHLRDEILREFTLHDHVREEAQKFLRGLQVNGRQPGTFVGVHVRRGDYVQVMPNVWKGVLADRGYLRQALDWFRARYHAPLFVITSDDMSWCRQNINGSLRDVVFAGNGLQGSPTRDFALLTQCNHSIITLLEWKSRCLALVS; encoded by the exons ATGCCTGTAAAGCCAGCAGCTCTGCCACAGGACCTAGTCCCACCCTCTCCACCCAGACCCTGCTTCATCACAATACTGTTGGCTTCTTACCCAGGTTCAGAGGCCAGTGCCATGCCCAGCCTGGGGCCATGTGGTGATCCTCAGAGGGACGGCCTCCTCAGCTCCCAGGCCCCATCCAGGCTCAGGATGAATCCCGTCCCACCCCGAGGCAAT ggaccccagCCAGCCACGCCACCCAGGACTGTGTGGGACGTGAGGGATGTCGCCCCAGGGGGGCCCGAAACCAGGCAGCCCAGAGCACGCTGGCCCAGGAGGCTAAAGACAG ccctgatGGGATTCCGGGCCACTTGCCCTTCCTTCTCTACCATCTACTTCCTCTTCATCATCTTCGTGGTGTCCACCATCTTCCACTGCCACCAGCGCCTGGCTCTGGTGCCCACCCCCTGGGCCTACTCAGGCCGCGTGGTCCTGCTCCCCAGATACCTGCCCCGGGGGGGCGTGTTCACCATCAACTCCAAGGGCCGCCTGGGGAACCAGATGGGTGAGTACGCCACCCTTTACGCCCTGGCCAAGATGAACGGGCGGCCGGCCTTCATCCCGGCCGAGATGCACAGCACGCTGGCCCCCATCTTCAGAATCACCCTCCCCGTCCTGCACGGCACCACGGCCAGCAGCATCCCGTGGCAGAACTACCACCTGAACGACTGGATGGAGGAGGAGTACCGCCACATCCCGGGGGAGTACGTGCGCCTCACTGGCTACCCCTGCTCCTGGACCTTCTACCACCACCTCCGCGATGAGATCTTGCGGGAGTTCACCCTGCACGACCACGTGCGGGAGGAGGCTCAGAAGTTTCTGCGGGGCCTGCAGGTGAACGGAAGACAGCCGGGCACCTTCGTGGGGGTCCACGTGCGCCGGGGGGACTACGTGCAGGTCATGCCAAACGTGTGGAAGGGCGTGCTGGCTGATCGGGGCTACCTGCGCCAGGCCCTGGACTGGTTCCGGGCCCGCTACCATGCTCCCCTCTTCGTGATCACCAGTGACGACATGTCCTGGTGTCGGCAGAACATTAACGGCTCCCTCCGTGACGTGGTGTTCGCGGGCAATGGCCTTCAGGGCTCCCCCACCAGGGACTTTGCGCTGCTCACGCAGTGTAACCACAGCATCATCACG CTTCTGGAGTGGAAGTCCAGATGTCTTGCCCTTGTCTCCTGA
- the LOC119876001 gene encoding netrin-5-like codes for MPVIFALWLLLSQATADPCYHPGGRPRFCLPPVTQLAGTAASCPQTCALSLGADLSPRATCNGSLTLALGGPFLLTSVSLRFCTPGSPALVLSAAWANGGPWRSLWRRPAWPGALGGPEKVTFRAPPGSKSSVVVSHLRVEFGGRAGLAAAGVRGRCQCHGHAARCAARARPPRCRCRHHTTGLGCESCRPSHRDWPWRPATPWHPHPCLRESWVPPSCPHPPIRAP; via the coding sequence ATGCCTGTGATCTTTGCCCTCTGGCTCCTCCTAAGCCAGGCCACCGCTGACCCATGTTACCATCCAGGTGGCCGCCCCCGCTTCTGCCTCCCACCAGTGACCCAGCTGGCTGGCACGGCAGCCTCCTGTCCCCAGACCTGCGCCCTCTCCCTGGGGGCAGACCTCAGCCCCCGGGCCACCTGCAATGGCAGCCTAACCCTGGCCCTGGGCGGCCCCTTCCTCCTGACGTCCGTCAGCCTGCGCTTCTGCACTCCAGGATCCCCAGCCCTGGTCCTGTCTGCTGCCTGGGCCAACGGAGGTCCCTGGAGATCGCTGTGGCGCAGACCTGCCTGGCCTGGGGCCTTGGGGGGCCCTGAGAAGGTGACGTTCCGGGCCCCACCAGGCTCGAAGTCCAGCGTGGTAGTCAGTCACCTCCGTGTGGAGTTTGGGGGTCGGGCAGGGCTGGCGGCGGCCGGAGTGAGGGGCCGCTGCCAGTGCCATGGCCACGCGGCCCGCTGTGCCGCCCGTGCCCGGCCCCCCCGATGTCGCTGCCGCCACCACACCACGGGCCTGGGGTGTGAGAGCTGCCGCCCATCCCATCGAGACTGGCCCTGGCGGCCTGCCACACCCTGGCACCCCCACCCTTGCCTGCGTGAGTCCTGGgtgcccccctcctgccctcacccccccATCCGTGCTCCCTGA
- the LOC102151792 gene encoding galactoside alpha-(1,2)-fucosyltransferase 2-like isoform X2 — translation MPSLGPCGDPQRDGLLSSQAPSRLRMNPVPPRGNGPQPATPPRTVWDVRDVAPGGPETRQPRARWPRRLKTALMGFRATCPSFSTIYFLFIIFVVSTIFHCHQRLALVPTPWAYSGRVVLLPRYLPRGGVFTINSKGRLGNQMGEYATLYALAKMNGRPAFIPAEMHSTLAPIFRITLPVLHGTTASSIPWQNYHLNDWMEEEYRHIPGEYVRLTGYPCSWTFYHHLRDEILREFTLHDHVREEAQKFLRGLQVNGRQPGTFVGVHVRRGDYVQVMPNVWKGVLADRGYLRQALDWFRARYHAPLFVITSDDMSWCRQNINGSLRDVVFAGNGLQGSPTRDFALLTQCNHSIITVGTFGIWAAYLAGGATVYLANFTLPDSPLQWIFKPQAAFLPEWVGIAADLGQARENGL, via the exons ATGCCCAGCCTGGGGCCATGTGGTGATCCTCAGAGGGACGGCCTCCTCAGCTCCCAGGCCCCATCCAGGCTCAGGATGAATCCCGTCCCACCCCGAGGCAAT ggaccccagCCAGCCACGCCACCCAGGACTGTGTGGGACGTGAGGGATGTCGCCCCAGGGGGGCCCGAAACCAGGCAGCCCAGAGCACGCTGGCCCAGGAGGCTAAAGACAG ccctgatGGGATTCCGGGCCACTTGCCCTTCCTTCTCTACCATCTACTTCCTCTTCATCATCTTCGTGGTGTCCACCATCTTCCACTGCCACCAGCGCCTGGCTCTGGTGCCCACCCCCTGGGCCTACTCAGGCCGCGTGGTCCTGCTCCCCAGATACCTGCCCCGGGGGGGCGTGTTCACCATCAACTCCAAGGGCCGCCTGGGGAACCAGATGGGTGAGTACGCCACCCTTTACGCCCTGGCCAAGATGAACGGGCGGCCGGCCTTCATCCCGGCCGAGATGCACAGCACGCTGGCCCCCATCTTCAGAATCACCCTCCCCGTCCTGCACGGCACCACGGCCAGCAGCATCCCGTGGCAGAACTACCACCTGAACGACTGGATGGAGGAGGAGTACCGCCACATCCCGGGGGAGTACGTGCGCCTCACTGGCTACCCCTGCTCCTGGACCTTCTACCACCACCTCCGCGATGAGATCTTGCGGGAGTTCACCCTGCACGACCACGTGCGGGAGGAGGCTCAGAAGTTTCTGCGGGGCCTGCAGGTGAACGGAAGACAGCCGGGCACCTTCGTGGGGGTCCACGTGCGCCGGGGGGACTACGTGCAGGTCATGCCAAACGTGTGGAAGGGCGTGCTGGCTGATCGGGGCTACCTGCGCCAGGCCCTGGACTGGTTCCGGGCCCGCTACCATGCTCCCCTCTTCGTGATCACCAGTGACGACATGTCCTGGTGTCGGCAGAACATTAACGGCTCCCTCCGTGACGTGGTGTTCGCGGGCAATGGCCTTCAGGGCTCCCCCACCAGGGACTTTGCGCTGCTCACGCAGTGTAACCACAGCATCATCACGGTGGGCACCTTCGGGATCTGGGCAGCCTACCTCGCGGGTGGGGCCACTGTCTACCTGGCCAATTTCACCCTGCCCGACTCCCCCCTCCAGTGGATCTTTAAGCCGCAGGCAGCCTTCCTGCCCGAGTGGGTGGGCATCGCTGCCGACCTTGGGCAGGCCAGAGAGAATGGCCTCTAG
- the LOC102151792 gene encoding galactoside alpha-(1,2)-fucosyltransferase 2-like isoform X4: MGFRATCPSFSTIYFLFIIFVVSTIFHCHQRLALVPTPWAYSGRVVLLPRYLPRGGVFTINSKGRLGNQMGEYATLYALAKMNGRPAFIPAEMHSTLAPIFRITLPVLHGTTASSIPWQNYHLNDWMEEEYRHIPGEYVRLTGYPCSWTFYHHLRDEILREFTLHDHVREEAQKFLRGLQVNGRQPGTFVGVHVRRGDYVQVMPNVWKGVLADRGYLRQALDWFRARYHAPLFVITSDDMSWCRQNINGSLRDVVFAGNGLQGSPTRDFALLTQCNHSIITVGTFGIWAAYLAGGATVYLANFTLPDSPLQWIFKPQAAFLPEWVGIAADLGQARENGL; this comes from the coding sequence atGGGATTCCGGGCCACTTGCCCTTCCTTCTCTACCATCTACTTCCTCTTCATCATCTTCGTGGTGTCCACCATCTTCCACTGCCACCAGCGCCTGGCTCTGGTGCCCACCCCCTGGGCCTACTCAGGCCGCGTGGTCCTGCTCCCCAGATACCTGCCCCGGGGGGGCGTGTTCACCATCAACTCCAAGGGCCGCCTGGGGAACCAGATGGGTGAGTACGCCACCCTTTACGCCCTGGCCAAGATGAACGGGCGGCCGGCCTTCATCCCGGCCGAGATGCACAGCACGCTGGCCCCCATCTTCAGAATCACCCTCCCCGTCCTGCACGGCACCACGGCCAGCAGCATCCCGTGGCAGAACTACCACCTGAACGACTGGATGGAGGAGGAGTACCGCCACATCCCGGGGGAGTACGTGCGCCTCACTGGCTACCCCTGCTCCTGGACCTTCTACCACCACCTCCGCGATGAGATCTTGCGGGAGTTCACCCTGCACGACCACGTGCGGGAGGAGGCTCAGAAGTTTCTGCGGGGCCTGCAGGTGAACGGAAGACAGCCGGGCACCTTCGTGGGGGTCCACGTGCGCCGGGGGGACTACGTGCAGGTCATGCCAAACGTGTGGAAGGGCGTGCTGGCTGATCGGGGCTACCTGCGCCAGGCCCTGGACTGGTTCCGGGCCCGCTACCATGCTCCCCTCTTCGTGATCACCAGTGACGACATGTCCTGGTGTCGGCAGAACATTAACGGCTCCCTCCGTGACGTGGTGTTCGCGGGCAATGGCCTTCAGGGCTCCCCCACCAGGGACTTTGCGCTGCTCACGCAGTGTAACCACAGCATCATCACGGTGGGCACCTTCGGGATCTGGGCAGCCTACCTCGCGGGTGGGGCCACTGTCTACCTGGCCAATTTCACCCTGCCCGACTCCCCCCTCCAGTGGATCTTTAAGCCGCAGGCAGCCTTCCTGCCCGAGTGGGTGGGCATCGCTGCCGACCTTGGGCAGGCCAGAGAGAATGGCCTCTAG